The following coding sequences lie in one Arachis ipaensis cultivar K30076 chromosome B03, Araip1.1, whole genome shotgun sequence genomic window:
- the LOC107633676 gene encoding toll/interleukin-1 receptor-like protein: MADNGAAASSSSSSSSGMYDVFLSFRGEDTRYISSDSLYRKLAENGNLKVFRDCPDLKLSDPIKSTLVEAIKRSRMFIVMMSPNYVSSSWCLVELVEILKYSNNGRNRPVFPVFYHVEPSEVRYQNSIKSKEAMRKHEDTYGKETVAAWESALSTICGLCGQHIVENKG; this comes from the coding sequence ATGGCCGACAATGGAGCAGCTGCCTCCTCCTCTTCGTCATCATCATCCGGTATGTACGATGTTTTTCTGAGCTTTAGAGGCGAAGACACAAGATACATATCCTCAGATTCTCTCTACCGTAAACTCGCAGAAAACGGAAACCTCAAAGTGTTTAGAGATTGTCCGGATCTGAAACTAAGTGACCCAATTAAATCTACTCTTGTGGAAGCCATTAAAAGATCAAGGATGTTCATTGTTATGATGAGCCCAAACTATGTGTCTTCCTCGTGGTGCCTCGTGGAGCTAGTGGAGATACTCAAGTACTCCAACAATGGAAGAAATCGCCCCGTTTTTCCAGTTTTTTACCACGTGGAGCCTTCAGAAGTTAGATATCAGAATAGCATCAAATCTAAGGAAGCCATGAGAAAACATGAAGATACATACGGCAAAGAGACTGTGGCAGCGTGGGAGTCGGCTCTATCTACAATTTGCGGGCTATGCGGACAGCACATTGTTGAGAATAAGGGGTGA